The following proteins are co-located in the Dromiciops gliroides isolate mDroGli1 chromosome 2, mDroGli1.pri, whole genome shotgun sequence genome:
- the RAB11A gene encoding ras-related protein Rab-11A isoform X2 encodes MGTRDDEYDYLFKVVLIGDSGVGKSNLLSRFTRNEFNLESKSTIGVEFATRSIQVDGKTIKAQIWDTAGQERYRAITSAYYRGAVGALLVYDIAKHLTYENVERWLKELRDHADSNIVIMLVGNKSDLRHLRAVPTDEARAFAEKNGLSFIETSALDSTNVEAAFQTILTEIYRIVSQKQMSDRRENDMSPSNNVVPIHVPPTTENKPKVQCCQNI; translated from the exons ttGTCCTCATTGGAGACTCTGGTGTAGGAAAGAGTAATCTTCTGTCTCGTTTCACTCGAAATGAATTTAATCTGGAAAGCAAGAGTACCATTGGTGTGGAGTTTGCAACAAGAAGTATTCAAGTTGATGGGAAAACAATAAAGGCACAAATATGGGACACAGCTGGGCAAGAACGATATCGAGCTATAACATCAGC tTATTATCGTGGAGCAGTAGGTGCCTTGCTGGTTTATGATATTGCTAAACATCTTACATATGAAAATGTAGAACGATGGCTGAAAGAACTGAGAGATCATGCAGATAGTAACATTGTTATCATGCTTGTGGGCAACAAGAGTGATTTACGTCATCTCAGAGCTGTCCCTACAGATGAAGCAAGAGCCTTTGCAG AAAAGAATGGCTTGTCATTTATTGAGACATCTGCTTTAGACTCTACAAACGTAGAAGCTGCTTTCCAGACAATCCTGACAG AGATATATCGCATTGTTTCTCAGAAGCAAATGTCAGACAGACGTGAAAATGACATGTCTCCAAGCAACAATGTGGTTCCTATCCATGTCCCACCAACCACTGAAAATAAGCCAAAGGTGCAGTGTTGTCAGAACATATAA